The window TGCTACACCCGGTGAAATACCCCGCGACCAAAATTCCGTCGTTAATCACCTTTACGTCGCtctcacaaaattcatatccCTCGACGAGTCGTTCAAAACCCGGCCCATCTACATCACCGGCGAGAGCTACGCCGGCAAATATCTGCCGGCGCTGGGCTACTACATCTTGAAAAAAAACGCAATCTCGTCTTACGAAAAGAGGATCAACCTAGCAGGTGTGGCCATTGGAAACGGCCTAACCGACCCGGAAATCCAAGTCCAGGACCACGCGATCACAGCCTTCCATTTGGGCCTGATCAACGAAAAGCAAAAGGCCCAATTGGAAAAGCTGCAACTAAAAACCGTCTCTTTCATAAAGAGACGGAAATGGAGCGACGCCTCTGACGCAAGAGCAGAAGTGCTGGCGATGCTGACAAATATGTCTGGCCTCGCCACACTCTACGACGTCAGGAAACTGGCTCCCTATCCAAATAATGTGATAGTCAGTTTCCTGAACGACGCAGAGGTGAAGCGGGCCCTGCACGTTCGGGGCAACATCACTTTCGCCAAATGTAGCACCGCGGTGGCGGAGGCGATGCACGAGGACATAATGAAGAGCGTGAGGCCGATGGTGGAGTGGCTGGTGAAGAGGACGAGGGTGCTTCTGTATCAGGGGCAGACGGATTTGAGGGACGGGCCGACGTCGACGGCGGCGTGGGTGAGGGAGATGAGGTGGGAGGGGATTGGGGGGTATTTGGGGGCGGAGAGGGAGGTGTGGAGGGTGGGTGGGTTGCTGGCAGGGTATGTGCAGAGGTGGGAGAGGTTTAGCAATGTGGTGGTGTTGAATGCTGGCCATCTTGTGCCTACTGATCAGCCTTTGAATTCTCTAATTATGATGGAGGATTGGGTGTTGGAGAAGGGGTTGTTTGGTGGTGGTGGAAAGGATTGAGATGGGTGTGGTTGGGTTGAGTTGAGTGGATGGTATGGTTGGTGGAGTGACGATCTCGTGACTGGATGGTattggaaaattaattataggtGTTGGTAGCTTGAATAAGAGAGATTTTATGGGATTTTTGTGATGTGAAATGGTGTTTTACTATCTTGAGATGGATTTGCAATTGTTGAATAGATTTGTAACTTTTAGTAGTGGCTTAGTGATTGTTATGATCATGATTCATGATTAAGCTTTGGATGAATGAATATTTTGGTTTGTGTACCATTTTGATGTGGGGAtccaataatatttaaatatccaCAGCTTGGCATATATCTATaggtattaattaatttgagttattttaAAACAACTCAAATTTGCGAACACGAACAAAATACTGTCAGAAAATGTCGTTGAGATCTATTTAGAGGCCAGGTGTTACTTTGAGACTCTGATTCTTGTCCCATTCGCACATGAAATTGCTCAAAATCTTGTCTTTTAATTGGTACAAATTTGGATAACAATCTCCTCTCATTTACTTATTTTGACATGATATCATAACTCACTTCTTATTCTATGTTGATTTAGTAATGATTAGAATCATTTTATCGTTTGAATACCCAATTTCTACATGCTTTAGCTCAGATCCAAAAAGGACCAAGCTCAAAAGCATATAATAACCTTGCCCCAGTTTGTACAAaaaaatcttttgtttttaaattttattcacaatatATTCTCTGAGCAAGTAGATTGATTGATAAAGCtttctacattaaaattatcacaaaaaccataaaattctaataatcCTATAGAAAGAGTATTTAACACAGAGTTGGTAGGGGCTCGAGCCCCTCCCAACAACATATGTGCCCGCTAATGTCCACGAGACCTAAAACGAGCATCATCTGCAATAACGAATATGTAAGATGAcagtcaaaaatcaaaattgtgcAATAAATCATAAGAGAACTAATATACACAAGAAATGAGCCAGATACAAATTCTTACACTTTAATTGATTGGCTTTGAATCCGGTAGTGCAAATCTACTCTCAACATAAGAACTGATACTCATACAACCCGGATAGTCATATATCTCAAGTTTCTTCAACTCTTTAGTAATCCAATCATAAACCACCACATGACTTAAGTTATCACTCATTTTCCTTTCAAGAAAAAGCAATCTACCATTCCTCAACCCCAATGGCCTCTCCACATGAGAAAGGTTAGCAACACCATACACTCTTCCCCACTTCCCCTCTCTCCACACCCAAAGCTCGAACGCCTTAGTAGAGCCCGACCTCTCGTACCCAACGGCCCCCAACGACGAGTCATCAAACTTGACAAGGTGAAAGGCAGAGTCTGACCCCTCAATGTTTGGTGGCAAGGGGTAGGACGACAACGTCTCGCTAGCAAAATCAAATGACTCAACCACGACACCCGAGTCAAGGCACGCCATCCGGTAGTAACACCCGTTGACAAATGCTGAGCCCGACTTGGGGCAATTCATGGAATGAGGGCTCTGGATCTCCTTCCATGAATTGCTTCCTAGCGAGTATAACTCGACTTTCGTCGTGTCATCGAGGTAGTGGCCTTCCTCGTCCTCCCAATAGTGGAGCATGTAGGTTATGACTTTGTAGTCCTTGGATTTGGGGTCATACCCGAATCCACTGCCGTGGGAGATGGTCCGGGTTATCCCGGGAGGGCGGGGCACGTTGGAGGGGGGGAGGTGTTTAAGCTCTTGAGTTGTTAGGTTGCAAAGAACAATGTTGCCATTGAAATCATCGAAAGATAGCAAACCATCACAGCTATTGAGAGACATTGATTGAAATTTGTGCATGAAGGAAGGGTTGAAAGTTTCATGGTTTCCATACAAGATTTGGGGAGAAAGAACTGTTAGATGATGGTTGTTACCATTGAAACGTTTCACAACTAGCCTTTCCATTCTACAAAGGAATcagaaatatgtcattttcttCAACTTCATAGAAAATTTCGGAATACATGAATGTTTATGTATTAAGAAATCATTTACTATAAATCatggaaaaaatagaaatttattaACAACAGGAGTCCATTTAACACTTTTTTGCTGACATGAATGTCTACCTAATTTACACAGAAAAACATGGCTAGCTAATAAGGTTTCTCCTGCAATCTCCATTGGCATCAATGTTGGATTCAGGatagatttaattatctattaatttaataaaaaagttaaatttatttcaaaaatcataTCAAAGCGCACAAATTTATGATTggaaatttttatattgtcaTGCAAAtcgaagtaaaaaaaaatcatggaTTGTTAAAAATTTACTGACCTTCAAATGCAGTCTCATACTGAAATCAAACCTCACGGAATGCTTTGATCCTCCTATCTTATATTTTCCCTCGTTTTGAGGttgttttgattgattttgtttttgattcTCACAATTTGGTATTGTTGCATAATAGAAAGCGGTGAGAAGAGAAAAGGCTAAAAGAGAAGTAATGGTTAACAGAgttaaattttacatttattttaaattttcaataataagaAGTTAAGAACAATACAACATTTTGCGTTGTCACATCCATATGAAGAGTTTATACATATGAAAACAACGCTTATAACCTAGAGTCGTATgcaaaaattcataattcacGTTTTAActttatgataattatttgGGCCATTTTCCACATGaatacacaaattttcaatattttttattttgtcctttaaactttattttttgaatccAAATAATTGGACTTTCAATGtctcttatttaattaatgtcatAAAACGAACTTGAGAGAAATAGTAAATGACTTGTTACATATGTTGATGTGTCGtcgttttaaatttataaattacagACTGCTTGTATTAGTAATTTTGTTCCTCTCATTCTTTGATTCCTAGAATCAAACGcagaaatggagagagaaaaagagaaaaagagagaggcCATTGAAGACAAAAGTATGAAGTAAATTAGAGAAAATGTTTAACTGTGatctttaaatatttgagACTATACAGGAAAGAATGAATCGCCTGCTGTCAATTTCCAGCAGCAGTCAGTCTGTAAATTTTGGTATTCCTTCCCCTCCAATTCTATAAGATTCCTCAACTGCATACCCTATTACAGAGTGAGAGAGATTATATACAAGCTTATATGAGATGCTGACTACTTTCTCTACAAAACTGTGCTCCGTATGACTACAAAGCCGCTAGGATCTTATGGAACCAGTCCGACAGCCGTCTCAGCTTTGACGACAGCTCCACATTTTTCCCGCTATACGCCTCCGCATTCGACAGCATAACTTCAAAATCGTGCTTCAACGCATCCAAACTCCTATAGTAATTGTTCTCTAACCTCGACTCAATGACTTCAAGAGACAAGGGGACGGGGAACCTGCTGAGTGATGTCCAATTATAATACATCCAAAGAGAGAACGAGCGACCACGCACATACATGATAGTATATGGAACATAAAAGTGTATATAGGAAGTAAATAAAGATGAGATAAATGGAGAAAGATAAAGACATGCCTGTTAATAAATTTAGTCTTTTGAGAAGCTTGCTTCAGCTTGTTAACCCCATAATAATCCTGCAAAGCCACAAAGGgtgttataattatttgatcCAATCTAACAAATAAATTCACTTCTTTCACATGGAAAGGGGGATCTCTCTACCTGAGATTTGTATCCGGACTTCTCCAGCTTGCTAAAAGCATTAATGAGCGTTTTTCTTATACGCTCGTCAATCTGAGGCTGCTCCATGTCAGTACAGGAATCGTGGAGTTCCCAGGGACTGTGGTTATGTACACCAGGCTCACTTCTGTACTT is drawn from Salvia hispanica cultivar TCC Black 2014 chromosome 6, UniMelb_Shisp_WGS_1.0, whole genome shotgun sequence and contains these coding sequences:
- the LOC125192141 gene encoding serine carboxypeptidase-like 50 isoform X2; this translates as MASQPPVLVLVLVLVLVLISSASAITYPKEALPTKSGYLTVNSTTGSAIFYTYYESQSPPKNTPISQTPILIWLQGGPGCSSMLANYFELGPWLVNQEVKLESNPNSWNKQFGLLFLDNPIGTGFSIAATPGEIPRDQNSVVNHLYVALTKFISLDESFKTRPIYITGESYAGKYLPALGYYILKKNAISSYEKRINLAGVAIGNGLTDPEIQVQDHAITAFHLGLINEKQKAQLEKLQLKTVSFIKRRKWSDASDARAEVLAMLTNMSGLATLYDVRKLAPYPNNVIVSFLNDAEVKRALHVRGNITFAKCSTAVAEAMHEDIMKSVRPMVEWLVKRTRVLLYQGQTDLRDGPTSTAAWERFSNVVVLNAGHLVPTDQPLNSLIMMEDWVLEKGLFGGGGKD
- the LOC125191907 gene encoding F-box protein CPR1-like translates to MERLVVKRFNGNNHHLTVLSPQILYGNHETFNPSFMHKFQSMSLNSCDGLLSFDDFNGNIVLCNLTTQELKHLPPSNVPRPPGITRTISHGSGFGYDPKSKDYKVITYMLHYWEDEEGHYLDDTTKVELYSLGSNSWKEIQSPHSMNCPKSGSAFVNGCYYRMACLDSGVVVESFDFASETLSSYPLPPNIEGSDSAFHLVKFDDSSLGAVGYERSGSTKAFELWVWREGKWGRVYGVANLSHVERPLGLRNGRLLFLERKMSDNLSHVVVYDWITKELKKLEIYDYPGCMSISSYVESRFALPDSKPIN
- the LOC125192141 gene encoding serine carboxypeptidase-like 50 isoform X1; protein product: MASQPPVLVLVLVLVLVLISSASAITYPKEALPTKSGYLTVNSTTGSAIFYTYYESQSPPKNTPISQTPILIWLQGGPGCSSMLANYFELGPWLVNQEVKLESNPNSWNKQFGLLFLDNPIGTGFSIAATPGEIPRDQNSVVNHLYVALTKFISLDESFKTRPIYITGESYAGKYLPALGYYILKKNAISSYEKRINLAGVAIGNGLTDPEIQVQDHAITAFHLGLINEKQKAQLEKLQLKTVSFIKRRKWSDASDARAEVLAMLTNMSGLATLYDVRKLAPYPNNVIVSFLNDAEVKRALHVRGNITFAKCSTAVAEAMHEDIMKSVRPMVEWLVKRTRVLLYQGQTDLRDGPTSTAAWVREMRWERFSNVVVLNAGHLVPTDQPLNSLIMMEDWVLEKGLFGGGGKD